A window from Vulpes vulpes isolate BD-2025 chromosome 9, VulVul3, whole genome shotgun sequence encodes these proteins:
- the BOK gene encoding bcl-2-related ovarian killer protein — MEVLRRSSVLAAEIMDAFDRSPSDKELVAQAKALGREFVHARLLRAGLAWTAPERAAPAPGGRLAEVCAVLLRLGDELELIRPSVYRNVARQLNISLQSESVVTDAFLAVASQIFSGGITWGKVVSLYSVAAGLAVDCVRQAQPALVHALVDCLGEFVRKTLAPWLRRRGGWTDVLKCVVSTEPGFRSHWLVAALCSFGRFLKAAFLVLLPER, encoded by the exons ATGGAGGTGCTGCGGCGCTCCTCGGTGCTCGCCGCGGAGATCATGGACGCCTTTGACCGCTCGCCCAGCGACAAGGAGCTGGTGGCCCAGGCCAAGGCGCTGGGCCGGGAGTTCGTGCACGCGCGGCTGCTGCGCGCCGGCCTGGCCTGGACCGCGCCCGAGCGCGCCGCTCCCGCCCCCGGGGGCCGCCTGGCCGAGGTGTGCGCGGTGCTGCTGCGCCTGG GGGACGAGCTGGAGCTGATCCGGCCCAGCGTCTACCGCAACGTGGCGCGCCAGCTGAACATCTCCCTGCAATCCGAGAGCGTGGTGACTGACGCCTTCCTGGCGGTGGCATCTCAGATCTTCTCTGGAG GCATCACATGGGGCAAGGTGGTGTCGCTGTACTCCGTGGCCGCAGGGCTGGCGGTGGACTGTGTGCGACAGGCCCAGCCCGCCCTGGTCCACGCGCTCGTTGACTGCCTCGGGGAGTTCGTGCGGAAGACCCTGGCGCCCTGGCTGCGGAGGCGCGGAGGATGG ACCGACGTCCTCAAGTGTGTGGTGAGCACGGAGCCCGGCTTCCGCTCGCACTGGCTGGTGGCCGCGCTCTGCAGCTTCGGCCGCTTCCTGAAGGCCGCCTTCCTCGTGCTGCTGCCGGAGAGATGA